One segment of Pseudoalteromonas rubra DNA contains the following:
- a CDS encoding DUF1501 domain-containing protein, which yields MNRRDFIKLSGASVMASSMFQLGQALANSPSQDNDYKALVCVFLYGGMDNHDTIIPYDEASYTQWAGHRQSLLGKYTTPRTLANLLPIATPGRFGTRRFALPAELAGLANLYQQNKLAVVGNVGPLLSPVTAAMIAQDTARLPSRLFSHNDQQSTWMSGAAEGAQFGWGGLINDALMTQGHTANTPFNAITTADGALWLTGKQTAPYHVSDGQAATIEALEEFDDHPELVAHFSNQPQNAQQFLQQDVTNAINSAYQANSQFNAAQANTTVTLPEFPATSLGKQLQTVGNSIAARQQLGASRQVYVVAMGGFDTHSGQAQNLPKLQATLDNALVAFNTAMESLNLSEQVTVFTASDFGRTLAINGDGTDHGWAGHHFVMGGAVNGGTIFGDIPNAELNHELDAGGGRLIPTTSVDQYAASLGQWMGLDLGTLNGIFPNLNNFNGPLSLFK from the coding sequence ATGAACAGACGCGATTTTATCAAACTCAGCGGTGCCTCCGTAATGGCTTCTTCGATGTTTCAGTTAGGTCAGGCTCTGGCAAACAGTCCGTCGCAAGATAATGATTACAAAGCCCTGGTCTGCGTATTTTTATACGGTGGCATGGACAATCATGACACCATAATTCCTTATGACGAGGCCAGTTACACACAATGGGCTGGCCACCGACAAAGTTTGCTGGGTAAATACACGACCCCACGCACACTGGCCAACCTGTTACCGATTGCAACACCCGGGCGTTTTGGCACGCGCCGCTTCGCCTTGCCCGCGGAATTAGCCGGGCTGGCAAACTTATATCAGCAAAATAAGCTGGCCGTGGTTGGCAATGTTGGTCCACTACTGAGTCCGGTTACCGCCGCTATGATTGCACAGGATACGGCACGTTTGCCATCCAGGCTGTTCTCTCACAACGACCAACAATCAACCTGGATGTCTGGCGCTGCCGAGGGCGCACAATTTGGTTGGGGAGGCTTGATCAATGATGCCCTGATGACACAAGGCCACACCGCCAATACGCCATTTAATGCCATTACGACGGCAGATGGCGCTTTATGGCTGACCGGTAAGCAAACCGCACCGTACCATGTCAGTGACGGACAAGCCGCCACCATCGAGGCATTGGAAGAATTTGACGACCATCCAGAACTGGTCGCACATTTCAGCAACCAACCTCAGAATGCGCAACAGTTTTTGCAGCAGGACGTCACCAACGCCATTAACAGTGCCTATCAGGCCAACAGCCAGTTTAATGCAGCGCAAGCTAACACGACCGTCACACTGCCAGAGTTTCCGGCAACTTCGTTAGGCAAACAATTGCAAACCGTGGGTAACAGCATTGCTGCGCGCCAGCAACTGGGGGCCTCAAGACAAGTCTATGTAGTCGCCATGGGTGGATTTGACACCCACTCCGGGCAGGCACAAAACCTGCCCAAATTGCAGGCCACACTGGACAATGCGCTGGTGGCGTTTAACACTGCAATGGAAAGCCTCAACCTCAGTGAGCAGGTCACCGTATTTACAGCATCTGATTTTGGCAGAACACTGGCCATTAATGGTGATGGCACCGATCATGGCTGGGCAGGACACCACTTTGTGATGGGAGGCGCGGTCAATGGTGGTACCATTTTTGGCGATATTCCCAACGCAGAGCTCAACCATGAACTGGATGCTGGTGGTGGTCGTCTCATCCCGACCACCTCAGTTGATCAGTACGCTGCCAGCCTGGGTCAATGGATGGGGTTGGATTTGGGCACGCTCAACGGCATCTTTCCCAATCTGAATAACTTCAACGGACCACTTTCTTTGTTTAAATGA
- a CDS encoding sensor histidine kinase, which translates to MVSRYHLKRALLSSGALWASMLLLLWLLAQLLVWQDKQIQQHEFSEFLGDIESMLEEHGFEHVLQEFELEDEVIWPEHEAHAHLADEGWLIAVFEQDKLLLGADTHLMTSPTPHWQTVSLGEEGNAELLTATVNLPGGLRIHYWQKRDELHTHKSEFYAQLMYWFALLSLPLMVAAITCFQVKHSRTLQALSEQLAQVAHSPDSKRTEVTTSNSDIITLSVAINRMLDEISRLHGNLKTMSVGIAHDLKTPLSRISNRLQSMYQDLDDPTRLEGHIDKASNELAQVINTFNNLVRLNAIESGKHIQGFKTFDLSALIDELAQSYLPVFEDSGRHFEVSIVPAVHCHGDKDLLGQLICNLLENALEHSQPNAHVWLRLQSHTQSALLQIGDDGPGIPVKDQAKVFDKFYRADISRGRPGNGLGLSIVRAICEVHQAQLCLLESQPGAVFNIEIPTRSVLSN; encoded by the coding sequence ATGGTTAGTCGTTATCATTTGAAGCGAGCTTTGCTTTCAAGCGGCGCGCTCTGGGCCTCCATGCTATTGCTGTTATGGCTCTTGGCACAACTATTGGTGTGGCAGGATAAACAAATACAGCAACACGAGTTTAGTGAGTTTCTTGGCGACATCGAAAGTATGCTTGAAGAGCATGGCTTTGAGCACGTGTTGCAGGAGTTCGAGCTCGAAGACGAGGTTATCTGGCCAGAGCATGAGGCACACGCACATCTGGCTGATGAAGGCTGGCTGATTGCCGTGTTTGAGCAAGATAAACTGCTTTTGGGCGCTGATACTCATCTGATGACGTCGCCCACTCCCCATTGGCAAACCGTATCGCTTGGCGAGGAAGGCAATGCTGAACTTTTGACTGCGACAGTAAACTTACCTGGTGGCTTGCGTATTCATTACTGGCAAAAGCGGGACGAGCTGCACACCCATAAAAGCGAGTTCTATGCACAACTGATGTACTGGTTTGCCCTGCTAAGTCTGCCCTTGATGGTGGCGGCAATCACCTGTTTTCAGGTTAAGCATAGCCGCACCCTGCAAGCATTATCAGAACAACTGGCCCAGGTTGCACACTCTCCGGATTCCAAGCGTACCGAAGTGACGACATCCAATTCAGACATCATTACCCTGAGCGTTGCAATTAACCGCATGCTTGATGAAATATCCCGTCTGCATGGCAATCTGAAAACCATGTCGGTGGGCATCGCCCATGATCTGAAAACCCCTTTATCCCGCATTTCTAACCGCTTGCAGAGTATGTATCAGGATCTCGATGACCCGACAAGACTGGAGGGGCACATAGACAAAGCGAGCAACGAACTGGCGCAGGTTATCAACACCTTTAATAATCTGGTGCGGCTGAATGCCATTGAGTCAGGAAAACACATTCAGGGCTTTAAAACATTTGACTTATCAGCACTCATTGATGAGCTGGCACAAAGTTACTTACCGGTCTTTGAAGACAGCGGCCGGCATTTTGAGGTGTCCATTGTGCCGGCTGTGCATTGCCACGGTGACAAAGACCTGCTCGGTCAGTTGATCTGTAACTTGCTGGAAAATGCACTGGAACATAGCCAGCCAAATGCGCACGTATGGCTCAGACTGCAAAGCCATACCCAGAGTGCCCTGCTGCAGATCGGGGACGATGGCCCTGGCATCCCGGTCAAGGATCAGGCCAAAGTGTTTGATAAGTTCTATCGTGCCGACATCAGCCGTGGTCGCCCTGGCAATGGCCTCGGGCTGAGTATTGTGCGCGCTATTTGCGAGGTCCACCAGGCCCAGCTTTGTCTGCTCGAAAGCCAACCCGGTGCGGTGTTTAATATTGAGATACCGACACGCTCAGTCCTGAGTAACTAA
- a CDS encoding response regulator transcription factor, translating into MHILLVEDDPDTAEFICAGLAQHNAQVQHCDNAERAMLSASAHAFDVIIFDRLLPNMDGLDAVRILRASKVTTPIIMLTALSDTADRVAGLEAGADDYLVKPFAFAELYARLKALARRQPLRADTLELVIGELRLNRTSRKVLRAGQEIELMPKEYQILEYMMQNPEQLITKTMLLEQVWGFSFDPKTSLVQTHVSRLRNKLDKPFTFDMIKTIRGSGYLLTGATDG; encoded by the coding sequence ATGCATATTTTATTAGTTGAAGACGACCCGGACACGGCTGAATTTATCTGCGCCGGGCTTGCCCAACACAATGCGCAAGTACAGCATTGTGACAACGCAGAGCGCGCCATGCTAAGCGCCTCTGCCCACGCATTTGATGTCATCATTTTCGACCGCCTGTTACCCAATATGGATGGCCTCGACGCGGTGCGAATTTTACGCGCCAGTAAAGTCACCACCCCAATTATTATGCTTACCGCACTGAGTGATACCGCCGATCGGGTAGCCGGACTTGAAGCTGGTGCCGACGACTACTTAGTTAAGCCCTTTGCTTTTGCCGAGCTGTATGCGCGTTTAAAAGCCCTAGCCAGACGTCAGCCCCTCAGAGCTGACACGCTGGAGCTGGTGATCGGCGAGCTGCGACTCAACCGCACATCCCGCAAAGTGCTAAGAGCAGGACAGGAAATTGAGCTGATGCCCAAGGAGTATCAGATCCTGGAATATATGATGCAAAACCCCGAGCAGTTAATCACCAAAACCATGTTACTGGAGCAGGTCTGGGGCTTTAGTTTCGATCCCAAAACCAGCTTAGTGCAAACCCATGTCAGCCGATTGCGCAATAAACTGGATAAGCCTTTTACGTTTGACATGATCAAAACCATTCGCGGCAGTGGCTACCTGCTAACAGGCGCCACTGATGGTTAG
- a CDS encoding MipA/OmpV family protein encodes MFKHAICIGSLLAASLPLQAQNDERGAARAQLEPKGFLYGIGLGVSEEIYQGYDRRVIPLPILGYRGDKLSVLGPFISYEVLEVNDIEILLQAAPRFQGFDESDSYVFKGMAERDFSMDAGIGIKYERNNWKFNVSAVHDVLDKSDGYELSTGLGKVFKSGPFFYEPSLTVSYLDSNHVDYYYGVRQSEATNARPYYQGDNATNVALGFSVSTPIFFDGFTQLAFDYTWFDDSITDSPLVDSDGSFSVRLLFSKFF; translated from the coding sequence ATGTTTAAACACGCAATTTGTATTGGTTCCCTGCTGGCTGCCTCATTGCCTCTTCAGGCTCAAAATGATGAGCGGGGCGCGGCAAGAGCGCAACTTGAACCCAAGGGTTTCTTGTACGGCATTGGGCTTGGCGTCAGTGAAGAGATATACCAGGGCTACGACAGGCGTGTGATCCCCTTACCCATCTTGGGTTACCGGGGAGATAAACTCTCCGTGCTGGGACCGTTCATCAGCTATGAAGTGCTGGAAGTCAACGACATAGAGATCCTGCTTCAGGCTGCCCCGCGCTTTCAGGGCTTCGATGAATCGGACAGCTATGTGTTTAAAGGCATGGCTGAGCGTGACTTCTCGATGGATGCCGGTATTGGTATCAAATACGAGCGTAACAACTGGAAGTTCAACGTCTCTGCGGTACATGATGTGCTGGATAAATCGGATGGCTACGAGCTGTCAACCGGGCTTGGTAAGGTCTTTAAATCCGGTCCGTTTTTCTACGAACCCAGCCTCACCGTCAGCTATCTGGATAGCAATCATGTTGACTATTATTACGGAGTAAGACAGAGCGAAGCCACCAACGCAAGACCATACTACCAAGGCGACAATGCCACTAATGTCGCGCTGGGCTTCTCAGTGTCAACACCCATCTTTTTTGACGGTTTTACCCAACTTGCGTTTGACTACACCTGGTTTGATGACAGCATCACCGACAGCCCGCTGGTCGACAGTGACGGCAGTTTCTCAGTTCGCTTGCTGTTCAGTAAGTTCTTTTAG
- a CDS encoding sensor histidine kinase → MMALSYERSAALFCMLVWLLLASLSTGLLLSLGSGWLGVITLWVLGLCPAALLLQHIKVRLIQPFYHLTTTIEAMRLEDYGQRFYTTDKSGILAQLQTETSQLCDHLQAYKSARDHQAILLFRLIEQLPSPIVVFDESNTLVHANDAFSNWTGKPWQTQKRLKAAHFSLIQTNGQWQFSHPSLAQQWQIRQSQIPIDDSHAHLLILTDVQSVVSQAQRDAWQKMIRILSHEIHNSLSPIKSLAQTLQMLQAGADTQANFEQALAVIVQRSDGLMSFVNRYASVARQHQLHTETVSIDALLSPIQVLYDTRVRCSIEQTFALHVDVSLLEQVLVNLITNALEASDETGMVDIIVSNTAQYAFIDILDEGQGLTNQDNLFVPFYTTKPNGKGIGLVLCKNIVEQHNGQLTLVNRTDKTGARARVQLPLELA, encoded by the coding sequence ATGATGGCGCTGAGTTACGAACGATCCGCAGCCCTATTTTGCATGTTAGTGTGGCTGCTACTGGCCTCGCTCAGTACCGGGTTACTGCTCAGTCTGGGCAGTGGCTGGCTGGGTGTCATTACACTTTGGGTCCTGGGATTGTGCCCGGCTGCGCTGCTGCTACAACATATCAAAGTGCGCCTTATTCAGCCTTTTTACCATCTGACGACGACCATTGAAGCCATGCGGCTGGAAGACTATGGTCAACGCTTTTACACTACCGACAAAAGCGGCATTCTGGCCCAGCTGCAAACCGAAACCAGCCAACTATGTGATCATTTACAAGCGTATAAATCTGCACGGGATCATCAGGCAATCTTATTGTTCAGGCTCATTGAGCAGCTGCCCAGTCCCATTGTGGTGTTTGATGAAAGCAACACGCTGGTTCATGCCAACGACGCTTTTTCAAACTGGACCGGCAAACCTTGGCAAACGCAAAAACGACTCAAGGCCGCTCATTTCAGCCTGATACAAACTAACGGGCAGTGGCAATTCAGTCACCCGTCGCTGGCTCAGCAATGGCAGATCCGGCAAAGCCAGATCCCCATTGACGACAGCCACGCTCATTTATTGATCCTGACCGATGTCCAGTCTGTGGTCAGTCAGGCGCAGCGCGACGCCTGGCAAAAAATGATCCGCATTCTGAGCCATGAGATCCACAACTCACTATCTCCCATCAAATCACTGGCACAGACACTGCAAATGTTACAAGCCGGCGCCGATACGCAAGCTAATTTTGAACAGGCGCTGGCAGTAATAGTACAGCGCAGTGACGGGCTGATGTCATTCGTCAATCGCTACGCCAGCGTTGCCCGGCAACACCAGCTGCATACAGAAACGGTAAGTATTGACGCCCTGCTCAGCCCCATACAGGTTTTATATGACACCCGGGTCCGCTGTTCAATTGAGCAGACCTTTGCACTGCATGTGGATGTCAGCCTGCTGGAACAGGTATTGGTTAACCTGATCACTAACGCGCTGGAGGCCAGCGATGAAACCGGGATGGTTGATATTATCGTTAGCAACACAGCACAATACGCGTTTATAGATATTCTGGATGAAGGTCAGGGACTCACTAACCAAGACAACTTGTTCGTGCCCTTTTACACAACCAAACCAAATGGCAAAGGCATTGGTCTGGTGCTGTGTAAAAACATTGTAGAGCAGCACAATGGCCAATTAACCCTCGTCAATCGTACAGATAAGACAGGTGCCAGAGCCAGAGTTCAGTTACCGCTAGAGCTGGCATGA
- a CDS encoding lipocalin family protein, whose protein sequence is MMTLVLSSCLGMPQGVQPVGNFELNRYLGKWYEIARLDHSFERGLTRVTAQYSMREDGGVKVINRGFNAAENQWREAEGKAFFVNQDDEAYLKVSFFGPFYGAYVVFELDHDNYQYAFVSGPDTEYLWLLSRTPQVDQAIIDKFVSMAADRGFDTDALIFVEQ, encoded by the coding sequence ATGATGACGCTTGTCCTCAGTAGTTGTCTGGGCATGCCACAGGGCGTGCAGCCTGTGGGGAATTTTGAGCTCAATCGCTACCTGGGCAAGTGGTACGAGATTGCCCGCCTGGATCACTCTTTTGAGCGCGGCCTGACCCGGGTGACGGCGCAATATAGTATGCGCGAAGACGGCGGCGTGAAGGTCATTAATCGCGGCTTCAACGCAGCAGAAAATCAGTGGCGCGAAGCTGAAGGTAAAGCGTTTTTTGTCAACCAGGACGATGAAGCCTACCTGAAAGTGTCGTTCTTTGGTCCGTTTTATGGGGCTTATGTTGTGTTTGAGCTCGACCACGATAACTATCAGTATGCGTTTGTGTCTGGTCCGGACACGGAGTACTTATGGCTACTCTCTCGAACCCCACAAGTCGATCAGGCGATCATCGATAAGTTTGTCAGCATGGCGGCTGATCGAGGCTTTGATACCGACGCGCTGATCTTTGTTGAGCAGTGA
- a CDS encoding lactoylglutathione lyase family protein: MNQVYPRTFSHIGISVPDLEKAVEFYTQVMGWYVIMAPTEIVEDDSAIGEMCSDVFGPGWKRFRIAHLSTGDRIGVELFQFDNQTSPENNFEYWKTGIFHFCVQDPDVEGLADKIVAAGGKRRMAEPRYYYPGEKPYRMIYMEDPFGNIVEIYSHSYELIYSAGAYQE; encoded by the coding sequence ATGAACCAGGTTTACCCACGTACCTTTTCACATATCGGTATCTCAGTGCCCGACCTTGAAAAAGCCGTTGAATTTTACACTCAGGTCATGGGGTGGTATGTGATCATGGCCCCCACCGAGATCGTTGAAGACGACAGCGCCATTGGTGAAATGTGCAGTGATGTATTTGGTCCTGGCTGGAAACGTTTTCGGATAGCACATCTATCCACTGGCGACCGCATTGGCGTAGAGCTGTTCCAGTTTGATAACCAAACCAGCCCGGAAAACAACTTTGAATACTGGAAAACTGGTATTTTCCATTTTTGTGTACAAGACCCAGATGTTGAAGGCCTTGCAGATAAAATAGTGGCCGCAGGGGGTAAACGACGTATGGCAGAACCTCGCTATTATTACCCTGGAGAAAAGCCCTATCGCATGATTTATATGGAAGATCCGTTCGGTAATATCGTGGAAATTTACAGCCACAGTTACGAACTGATATACAGTGCCGGTGCATATCAGGAGTAA
- a CDS encoding DUF1800 domain-containing protein, which yields MFRLTPLNILLLSFCLSLTGCGGSDASPSNTTNPTTPQPEPDNSDGDTNNNSGGDNSDDGADESPDDNTSEIDPAFATALTTSRFLQQATFGARPQDLDTLTGKSASSWFKAQLKLPPSLIMPVVSEFTPPPTAEDDFNALYIESTSVAFWRNAIAGDDQLRQRMAFALSELLVVSNAGGEELTDIPEAVASYQDILIQHAFGNYRELLEAVTYSPAMGFYLTYMGNLKGDEATGRMPDENYARELLQLFTVGVVALNPDGTEQQDENGATKELYNNQDITGLARVFTGLDMDYDTSEELEINEFALPMTVYPENHSEKSKTFLGTTIAAGTGPKASVTQALDHIFAHPNVPPFVAKQLIQRLVTSNPSPGYVTRVGTAFSTGRTTLPDGSLVGDGRRGDLTATLAAILFDPDARANATERGGKIREPILRFTQWARAFAVKNITPEYQEMLWDTRDASMLGQHPYRSPSVFNFFRPGYTAPGSVSAANGMVAPELQITNASTITGYANFMTYYITGLQQEVDVEELQVIYDEENIPLNAQNAAESFLASYDTELALAGDLSALIARLDLLLCAGQLSATSKQSIQDIIQTVAQNDDAEPLRLVHLAILLVMTSPDYLVQK from the coding sequence ATGTTCAGACTAACCCCGCTTAACATACTGCTGCTCAGTTTTTGCCTGAGCCTGACCGGGTGTGGCGGCAGTGATGCCAGCCCAAGCAACACAACCAACCCGACCACCCCACAGCCGGAGCCCGATAATTCAGATGGAGATACTAACAACAATTCTGGCGGCGATAATAGCGATGATGGTGCAGACGAATCCCCCGACGACAACACATCCGAAATCGACCCGGCCTTTGCCACTGCGCTCACTACATCACGATTTTTACAACAGGCGACCTTTGGGGCCCGGCCACAAGATTTGGATACCCTGACAGGAAAAAGCGCATCAAGCTGGTTTAAAGCACAGCTTAAGCTGCCACCCAGCCTGATCATGCCGGTGGTGAGCGAGTTTACCCCACCACCAACCGCAGAGGATGACTTTAATGCGCTGTATATCGAATCAACCAGTGTGGCATTCTGGCGCAACGCCATTGCTGGTGACGATCAGTTGCGTCAACGGATGGCATTTGCCCTGTCCGAACTGCTGGTGGTATCCAATGCCGGCGGAGAAGAACTGACCGATATCCCTGAAGCCGTTGCTTCTTATCAGGATATTTTGATCCAGCACGCCTTTGGCAACTATCGGGAGTTACTCGAAGCAGTCACATACTCTCCCGCCATGGGTTTTTATCTGACCTATATGGGTAACCTTAAAGGGGATGAAGCCACAGGCAGAATGCCAGATGAAAACTATGCACGTGAGTTACTGCAACTGTTTACTGTTGGGGTTGTTGCGCTGAATCCAGACGGCACCGAACAGCAAGATGAAAATGGTGCAACAAAAGAGCTGTATAATAATCAGGATATCACCGGCCTGGCACGGGTGTTTACGGGTCTGGATATGGACTATGACACGTCTGAAGAGCTGGAGATAAACGAGTTTGCCCTCCCCATGACTGTCTACCCGGAAAATCACTCAGAGAAGAGTAAAACCTTCCTGGGTACCACAATTGCCGCCGGGACAGGCCCCAAAGCCTCAGTGACACAGGCGCTGGATCATATTTTTGCCCATCCAAATGTGCCCCCTTTCGTTGCAAAGCAACTGATCCAGCGACTGGTCACTTCTAACCCCTCTCCCGGCTACGTAACACGTGTTGGTACAGCGTTTAGCACCGGCCGCACAACTTTGCCCGATGGCAGCTTAGTAGGAGATGGCCGTCGTGGCGATTTAACCGCAACACTGGCAGCAATTTTATTTGACCCGGATGCCAGAGCGAACGCCACAGAGCGTGGCGGTAAGATCCGTGAACCTATCTTACGCTTTACACAGTGGGCACGGGCGTTTGCTGTCAAAAACATCACCCCGGAATACCAGGAAATGCTGTGGGACACCCGAGATGCCAGTATGCTGGGCCAACACCCCTATCGCTCACCCAGTGTCTTTAACTTCTTCCGCCCCGGTTATACTGCACCGGGCAGCGTGAGCGCAGCCAATGGTATGGTGGCTCCTGAGCTGCAGATCACCAACGCCAGCACCATTACCGGCTACGCCAACTTCATGACTTACTACATTACCGGGTTACAACAAGAAGTAGATGTCGAGGAACTGCAAGTTATCTATGACGAAGAAAATATTCCGCTCAATGCTCAAAACGCCGCAGAGAGCTTCCTCGCAAGCTACGACACAGAACTGGCGCTGGCAGGTGATCTCAGCGCACTGATAGCTCGCCTGGACCTGTTGCTATGCGCCGGGCAACTCAGTGCCACCAGCAAGCAATCGATCCAGGACATAATACAAACGGTGGCACAAAACGACGACGCCGAGCCGCTGCGGCTCGTGCACCTGGCCATTTTACTGGTTATGACCTCACCTGATTACTTAGTTCAGAAATAG
- a CDS encoding zinc ribbon domain-containing protein YjdM, translated as MSLPPCPKCNSEYVYQDQSNLVCPECAYEWNPNEVNEDDVITVKDANGALLADGDKVTVIKDLKIKGSSQVIKIGTKALVRRVLDKKDHELDCKVDGVGEMMVTAKFVKKA; from the coding sequence ATGTCTTTACCTCCTTGCCCGAAATGTAATTCTGAATACGTCTATCAGGATCAAAGCAATCTGGTGTGCCCGGAGTGCGCCTATGAATGGAACCCAAATGAAGTCAACGAAGACGATGTAATCACAGTGAAAGATGCCAACGGGGCATTGCTTGCCGACGGTGACAAAGTGACAGTGATCAAAGATTTGAAAATCAAAGGCAGTTCTCAGGTGATCAAAATTGGCACTAAAGCTCTGGTTCGTCGTGTTCTGGATAAAAAAGACCACGAACTGGATTGCAAGGTCGATGGTGTAGGCGAAATGATGGTCACCGCGAAATTTGTGAAAAAGGCCTAA
- a CDS encoding LysR family transcriptional regulator, giving the protein MINNSWLRTFCTLADIGHFTRTAEHLHMTQSGVSQHVQKLELHFGVALLLRDGKQVVLTEAGKRLRIQALKILQDLSELEISIGEDPPFEGEVKVMSPGSLGLRLYPQLLTFQSRHPGLVIDHRFAPNQAIEKAVADGSAELGFTTVAARSAEVMSEAIATEPLLLVTPAEVAEPSWENLQSLGFIDHPDGAHHSELLLSANFAQFRHCAQFARRGFSNQISLILEPVSRGIGFSVLPAFAVEAFARQKLIRIHALSQPVSETIYLCTARRAVLPARVRTVMAHAKSSL; this is encoded by the coding sequence ATGATTAATAACAGCTGGCTCCGCACATTTTGTACCCTGGCGGATATAGGGCACTTTACCCGCACGGCTGAGCACTTGCATATGACTCAGTCGGGTGTGAGCCAGCATGTACAAAAGCTAGAGTTGCACTTTGGTGTGGCCTTGTTGCTGCGTGATGGCAAGCAGGTGGTACTGACAGAAGCGGGTAAACGGTTGCGTATTCAGGCATTAAAGATACTGCAAGATTTGTCGGAACTGGAAATCAGCATCGGGGAGGATCCGCCTTTTGAAGGAGAAGTTAAGGTGATGTCGCCGGGGAGCCTCGGGCTCAGGCTCTATCCGCAGTTGTTGACGTTTCAAAGCCGTCATCCCGGGCTTGTCATTGATCACAGGTTTGCACCAAATCAGGCCATTGAAAAGGCCGTAGCCGATGGCAGTGCTGAGTTGGGCTTTACTACTGTCGCGGCTAGGTCAGCGGAGGTAATGAGCGAGGCGATAGCGACGGAACCCTTGTTGCTGGTTACGCCGGCTGAGGTGGCTGAACCGAGCTGGGAGAACTTGCAGTCACTGGGGTTTATTGACCACCCCGATGGCGCACACCATAGTGAATTGTTACTCAGCGCGAACTTTGCACAGTTCCGGCATTGCGCACAGTTTGCCCGCAGAGGGTTTTCTAATCAGATAAGCCTGATCCTTGAACCAGTCAGTCGGGGCATAGGGTTCAGTGTTTTACCTGCTTTTGCGGTTGAGGCCTTTGCCCGGCAAAAACTAATACGGATACATGCGCTGAGCCAACCCGTGAGCGAGACAATTTATCTGTGCACAGCGCGACGTGCAGTCCTGCCTGCCAGAGTACGGACTGTGATGGCGCATGCAAAAAGCAGTTTATAG